Proteins from one Deinococcus sp. AB2017081 genomic window:
- a CDS encoding adenylosuccinate synthase has product MPGIAIVGAQWGDEGKGKITDFLAPEAEFIVRYQGGANAGHTVTARGQTFKLNLLPSGVLHEGTVSILGDGMVIDADKFLEERRNLMAAGLNPELRISDRAHLVLPHHKYVDGRKDFVGTTGRGIGPAYADRARRVGIRFGDLADDAVLSERLERLLEAKPNSTREAGWASVQDGLDGLAPVREQLLPFVQDTGSQLREAIKGGRNVLFEGAQATLLDLNYGTYPFVTSSHPTVGGILVGAGVNHKAIHKVYGVAKAFNTRVGHGPFVTEVLDDAGILRLRGDGSQPWDEYGTTTGRPRRVGWLDLHLLKYAVDVNGLDGLVINKMDVLAGLDTVPVCTGYDADGQPVMRHMKGWATTDGATSRATLAPEAQAYLDLIEETVNCPVVIFSAGPAREQTYGEVSWR; this is encoded by the coding sequence ATGCCTGGAATTGCAATTGTTGGTGCTCAGTGGGGCGACGAGGGCAAGGGAAAGATCACGGATTTCCTTGCGCCGGAAGCAGAGTTCATCGTGCGTTACCAGGGCGGCGCGAACGCCGGGCACACGGTGACCGCCCGGGGGCAGACCTTCAAGCTGAACCTGCTGCCCAGCGGCGTGCTGCACGAGGGCACCGTGTCGATCCTGGGGGACGGCATGGTGATCGACGCGGACAAGTTCCTGGAGGAACGCCGCAACCTGATGGCGGCGGGCCTGAACCCGGAACTGCGGATCAGCGACCGGGCACATCTGGTGCTGCCGCACCACAAGTACGTCGATGGCCGCAAGGACTTCGTGGGCACCACCGGGCGCGGCATCGGCCCGGCCTACGCCGACCGGGCGCGGCGCGTGGGCATCCGCTTCGGGGATCTCGCGGACGACGCGGTGCTGTCCGAACGCCTGGAACGTCTGCTGGAGGCCAAGCCCAACAGCACCCGCGAGGCCGGCTGGGCGAGCGTGCAGGACGGACTGGACGGGCTGGCCCCGGTGCGTGAGCAGCTGCTGCCCTTCGTGCAGGACACCGGCTCACAGCTGCGCGAGGCGATCAAGGGCGGCCGCAACGTGCTGTTCGAGGGAGCCCAGGCCACCCTGCTCGACCTGAACTACGGTACCTACCCCTTCGTGACCAGCTCGCACCCCACAGTGGGCGGCATCCTGGTCGGTGCGGGCGTGAACCACAAGGCGATCCACAAGGTCTATGGGGTCGCCAAGGCCTTCAACACCCGTGTGGGTCATGGCCCCTTCGTGACCGAGGTGCTGGACGACGCGGGCATCCTGCGCCTGCGCGGCGACGGTTCGCAGCCCTGGGACGAGTACGGCACGACGACCGGCCGCCCGCGCCGGGTGGGCTGGCTCGACCTGCACCTGCTGAAGTACGCCGTGGACGTGAACGGCCTCGACGGTCTGGTGATCAACAAGATGGACGTCCTGGCGGGCCTGGACACCGTGCCCGTCTGCACCGGCTACGACGCGGACGGGCAGCCCGTGATGCGGCACATGAAGGGCTGGGCCACCACCGACGGAGCAACCAGCCGCGCCACGCTGGCTCCCGAGGCACAGGCGTATCTCGACCTCATCGAGGAGACGGTGAACTGCCCCGTGGTGATCTTCTCTGCCGGGCCCGCCCGCGAGCAGACCTACGGCGAGGTCAGCTGGCGCTGA
- a CDS encoding DUF4034 domain-containing protein, with protein sequence MTTATTAQTPDARLSLHLLKARQYGLLDAALNGLQQQYEAREKDEEVLAKAIAPFGNYQPALRSRLEAWVESYPQSYAAHLAMGMHLAGKAWWFRTYRLAKDVPQKNWPLVAQACEAASAHLHDAMRCAREPSLAAALRLNLNTIFSGDTWDGYLESVERCPTSLRLRQAQIDALRPEWGGSLEALHAFLKRPEHEQLSVTQRERLLATVLTCEAHYLEHFEHAAAGARQKYEESLAVQETVRGLTGLASTLGDGKTAEAEQALLRAQVLAPYDQDIRARLALSALSSLRFRRALRLLHQGRAAGSPLANDALNSMPVWLKALLYFLAIFR encoded by the coding sequence GACGCCGCACTGAATGGCCTTCAGCAGCAGTACGAGGCTCGCGAGAAAGACGAGGAGGTTCTGGCGAAGGCCATCGCTCCCTTCGGGAATTACCAACCAGCGCTGCGTTCGCGGTTAGAGGCGTGGGTGGAGAGCTATCCACAGTCCTACGCCGCTCACCTGGCCATGGGGATGCACCTGGCCGGTAAGGCATGGTGGTTCCGGACGTACAGGCTCGCGAAGGATGTTCCGCAGAAGAATTGGCCGCTGGTAGCCCAGGCCTGTGAGGCCGCGAGTGCTCATCTGCACGATGCGATGCGGTGTGCCAGGGAACCCTCTCTTGCAGCGGCGCTGCGGCTGAACCTCAACACGATCTTTTCTGGAGATACCTGGGACGGCTACCTGGAGTCCGTCGAACGCTGTCCGACCAGCCTCCGCCTTCGGCAGGCACAGATTGACGCGCTCAGACCGGAGTGGGGCGGAAGTCTTGAGGCGCTACATGCTTTTCTGAAACGTCCCGAACACGAACAGCTCAGCGTGACCCAGCGTGAGCGTCTGCTGGCGACCGTGCTGACGTGTGAGGCCCACTATCTCGAACATTTCGAACACGCCGCCGCCGGCGCGCGGCAAAAATACGAGGAATCGCTGGCGGTGCAGGAAACGGTTCGTGGACTCACCGGACTGGCCTCCACCCTCGGTGATGGGAAGACGGCCGAAGCGGAGCAGGCGCTGCTGCGCGCCCAGGTACTTGCCCCCTACGACCAAGATATTCGTGCACGGCTGGCCCTGTCTGCCCTGTCGTCGCTGCGCTTCCGGCGTGCCCTCCGTCTGCTTCACCAGGGGAGAGCGGCGGGAAGTCCTCTGGCCAACGACGCCTTGAACTCCATGCCGGTCTGGCTGAAGGCCCTTCTATATTTCCTGGCGATCTTCCGCTGA
- the folE gene encoding GTP cyclohydrolase I FolE yields MISAADEKQEVPGLRDLTESWLSAIGEDPSREGLLKTPHRVAKAWGFLTAGYTKSLQEAVGDAVFAADGSEMVIVKDIEFYSMCEHHMLPFYGRAHIAYIPDGKILGLSKFARIVDLYSRRLQVQERITTQIADAVQELLSPQGVAVQMEGVHLCMAMRGVQKQNSSTTTSAMRGAFKDDPRTRAEFMSAIQVTLRSR; encoded by the coding sequence ATGATCAGCGCGGCCGACGAGAAGCAGGAGGTGCCGGGCCTGCGCGACCTGACGGAGTCGTGGCTGTCGGCCATCGGCGAGGATCCCTCGCGCGAGGGTCTGCTGAAAACTCCGCACCGCGTGGCGAAGGCCTGGGGATTCCTGACCGCCGGATACACCAAGTCCCTGCAGGAGGCCGTCGGGGACGCCGTGTTCGCCGCCGACGGCAGCGAGATGGTGATCGTCAAGGACATCGAGTTCTATTCCATGTGCGAGCACCACATGCTGCCGTTCTACGGCCGGGCGCATATCGCCTACATCCCGGACGGGAAGATCCTGGGGCTGAGCAAGTTTGCCCGCATCGTCGATCTGTACTCGCGCCGCCTGCAGGTGCAGGAGCGCATCACCACGCAGATCGCGGACGCCGTGCAGGAACTGCTGTCCCCCCAGGGCGTGGCCGTACAGATGGAGGGGGTGCACCTGTGCATGGCCATGCGCGGCGTACAGAAGCAGAACTCCAGCACGACGACCTCGGCCATGCGCGGCGCCTTCAAGGACGACCCCCGCACCCGCGCCGAGTTCATGAGCGCCATCCAGG